In Alphaproteobacteria bacterium US3C007, one genomic interval encodes:
- the ssb gene encoding single-stranded DNA-binding protein, with protein MAGSVNKVILIGNLGRDPEVRNFPNGGKVCNLRIATSENWKDRNTGERREKTEWHSVAIFSEPLVRVAEQYLRKGSKIYIEGQLETRKWQDQSGADRYSTEVVLRPYRSELTMLDGRSDNAGASAGYGSIGNDDMGSYDSGTPASGGYASPQGQPSPSRDLDDEIPF; from the coding sequence ATGGCGGGCTCGGTAAATAAGGTTATTTTAATCGGAAATTTAGGCCGCGACCCCGAGGTGCGAAATTTCCCAAATGGAGGCAAAGTTTGCAACCTTCGCATCGCCACATCTGAAAATTGGAAAGATCGAAACACCGGCGAGCGCCGCGAGAAAACGGAATGGCACAGCGTTGCGATCTTTTCAGAACCACTGGTGCGCGTGGCTGAGCAATATCTACGCAAAGGCTCTAAAATTTACATTGAAGGTCAATTGGAAACCCGAAAATGGCAGGATCAATCCGGCGCCGATCGTTATTCCACCGAGGTTGTGCTGCGCCCTTACCGCTCAGAGCTTACCATGCTTGACGGTCGCAGCGATAATGCTGGCGCCTCCGCTGGTTATGGCAGCATCGGCAATGACGATATGGGAAGTTATGACAGTGGCACGCCCGCGAGCGGCGGCTATGCTTCGCCGCAAGGGCAACCCAGCCCGTCACGCGACCTGGATGATGAAATTCCCTTTTAA